A single genomic interval of Antechinus flavipes isolate AdamAnt ecotype Samford, QLD, Australia chromosome 1, AdamAnt_v2, whole genome shotgun sequence harbors:
- the SWSAP1 gene encoding ATPase SWSAP1, which produces MEALQLLLSPGAGVGGEDCVAGEGPGLLLLGEPGSGKTALLFAAALVAAGEGRGPVLFVARRALQSLPPGWKAGAARDPLRLQKIHFLYPPSLRELLQLLSSMHETTAQPPSLLLLDGLHEYLAEASGPQAWAHLAALLVDTVAYFSGCLSRDCGLLVTMRSPTEAETEAAALQLAVLQRYLPKCLWLGPEPPDLAKARPRDSGHCFRARLSTGPGCPRQEWCLSFGHDGKMAISPVPCQAAEHPSQKPETSSSS; this is translated from the exons ATGGAGGCTCTGCAGCTGCTGCTGAGTCCTGGAGCAGGGGTCGGCGGAGAAGATTGTGTAGCGGGGGAGGGGCCCGGCCTTCTGCTGCTAGGGGAGCCGGGCTCCGGGAAGACGGCATTGCTGTTCGCGGCGGCCCTGGTGGCAGCGGGGGAGGGCCGGGGCCCCGTGCTGTTCGTGGCTCGGAGGGCCCTCCAGAGCCTGCCCCCGGGATGGAAGGCCGGAGCTGCCAGGGACCCGCTGAGGCTGCAG AAAATCCACTTCCTGTATCCTCCCTCCTTGCGTGAGCTGCTGCAGCTCCTGAGTTCCATGCACGAAACGACAgcccagcctccctccctcctgctccTGGACGGGCTGCACGAGTACTTGGCAGAGGCCTCTGGACCCCAGGCGTGGGCCCACCTGGCAGCCCTGCTGGTGGACACGGTCGCCTACTTCTCCGGCTGCTTGAGCAGGGACTGCGGGCTCCTGGTCACCATGCGCAGCCCCACCGAGGCCGAGACGGAGGCAGCTGCCCTCCAGCTGGCAGTGCTCCAGAGATACTTGCCCAAGTGCCTCTGGCTGGGCCCTGAGCCCCCAGACCTGGCCAAGGCGAGGCCTCGGGACTCCGGACACTGCTTCAGGGCCCGCCTTTCTACCGGGCCAGGCTGCCCCAGGCAGGAATGGTGCTTGAGCTTTGGACACGACGGCAAGATGGCCATTTCCCCCGTGCCTTGCCAGGCAGCTGAGCACCCCTCTCAGAAGCCTGAAACCAGCAGCTCCAGCTGA